From the Paenibacillus sp. FSL H8-0548 genome, one window contains:
- the ytvI gene encoding sporulation integral membrane protein YtvI, giving the protein MSIKTIIFVALGLLLLYLFFTVGAPFMLALVVAISLEPLNQLFMKRFRMNRLLAATISSSLFTVIIIGLIALLGVKIIAELVAFFKKVPNYFENANGLVDDLMVKGQSLYQNLPPDTIETLEKWLMELTSTLTKMVGTLSNSVIAFASSIPGMFIFFIVFLVAVYMMNYSLNTMKETVLSLFEEKSQPQVNAVLYNLKKSIFGFLRSQFILSALTYIISLVGLLVLNVKYPLAIALLIIIVDIMPILGTGSVLVPWGTYLLVTGDVYVGVGLFILFLVITVFRRIVEPKILGDSVGIGSLSALVSLYVGFKLVGVIGVFIGPLVVIIYMAARKAGLFQMKFKL; this is encoded by the coding sequence TTGTCGATTAAGACAATAATATTCGTTGCTTTAGGATTGCTGCTGCTCTATTTGTTTTTTACTGTAGGAGCTCCTTTCATGCTTGCACTTGTTGTAGCTATATCTCTGGAGCCGCTTAATCAGCTGTTCATGAAAAGGTTTCGAATGAATAGGCTCCTAGCAGCTACCATATCAAGCAGCCTGTTTACAGTTATTATTATTGGTCTGATTGCCTTGCTCGGCGTCAAAATTATTGCAGAGCTTGTTGCTTTCTTCAAAAAAGTACCGAATTATTTTGAAAATGCTAATGGCTTGGTTGACGATTTGATGGTGAAGGGTCAATCACTTTATCAAAATTTACCGCCAGATACGATTGAAACACTGGAAAAGTGGTTAATGGAGCTAACGAGCACATTAACGAAAATGGTAGGGACATTATCGAATTCGGTCATCGCCTTCGCCTCAAGCATTCCAGGGATGTTTATCTTTTTTATTGTTTTCTTGGTCGCGGTTTATATGATGAACTACAGTCTGAATACGATGAAAGAAACCGTATTGTCCTTATTTGAGGAGAAATCGCAGCCACAAGTGAATGCGGTGCTGTATAATCTTAAAAAATCAATTTTTGGCTTCTTGCGTTCACAGTTCATTTTGAGTGCCCTTACATATATCATTTCTTTGGTTGGTCTGCTGGTGCTAAATGTGAAATATCCACTTGCAATTGCTCTGCTGATCATTATCGTAGATATTATGCCAATACTGGGTACTGGCTCGGTGCTCGTTCCATGGGGTACGTATTTGCTAGTGACAGGTGATGTCTACGTAGGTGTCGGACTTTTCATCCTGTTTCTTGTCATTACCGTATTCCGCCGTATTGTAGAGCCGAAAATTTTGGGCGATTCCGTAGGAATAGGCTCATTATCAGCACTTGTCAGCTTATATGTAGGGTTTAAGCTTGTAGGCGTTATCGGTGTTTTCATTGGACCGTTAGTTGTCATTATTTATATGGCAGCACGCAAGGCTGG
- the yfkAB gene encoding radical SAM/CxCxxxxC motif protein YfkAB — translation MNTIDIQQTTRPLSKLSPTNDPWDPIRSLQQFGRHRLTSVEMTVTNLCNMRCEHCAVGDTLVISEPAKLPLKQMLDRLDEVEHLETISITGGEPTFSDRTVRDYMVPLLQYARSRGIRSQINSNVTLPYKRYEQLAPYLDVMHISFNYTSPEDFHQIGFAKAGHHVSLEAATKLYNRMIENAKLLSETGVLVSAESMINYRTYDKIDQIHELIVEMGCQRHEVHPMYPSSFAKDLPVLSREQMLEAIDRLLSARDKSVWMLFGTLPFYQCSTNHAERELLRKLLKEPNVTVRNDPDGRNRLNVNLFTGDVYVTDFSDVPAFGNIGTAKLEELFDKWLDHSLAQSVNCHCPAAACCGPNLLVKDMYYKDVNFHERSAVLE, via the coding sequence ATGAACACAATTGATATTCAACAAACTACAAGACCGCTCTCGAAGCTGTCGCCGACGAATGATCCGTGGGATCCGATTCGCTCGCTTCAGCAATTCGGACGGCATCGTTTAACTAGCGTGGAAATGACGGTAACCAATCTATGCAATATGCGCTGCGAGCATTGCGCCGTGGGAGACACGCTCGTCATCTCGGAGCCTGCTAAGCTTCCACTTAAGCAAATGCTTGATCGTCTAGATGAGGTAGAGCATTTGGAGACCATTAGCATAACAGGTGGGGAGCCTACCTTCTCCGATCGAACGGTACGAGATTATATGGTGCCTCTGCTTCAATATGCGCGCAGCCGCGGCATTCGTTCGCAAATTAATTCGAACGTAACGCTTCCATACAAACGTTATGAGCAACTGGCTCCTTATCTCGATGTAATGCATATTTCTTTCAATTATACGTCGCCGGAGGACTTTCACCAAATTGGATTTGCGAAAGCAGGTCATCATGTGTCGCTTGAAGCGGCGACCAAGCTATATAATCGCATGATTGAGAATGCGAAGCTTCTAAGCGAGACAGGTGTTCTCGTTTCTGCTGAGTCCATGATCAATTACAGAACCTATGATAAAATCGATCAGATCCATGAGCTTATCGTTGAAATGGGCTGTCAGCGGCATGAGGTGCATCCGATGTATCCAAGCTCCTTTGCCAAGGATTTGCCAGTGCTGTCACGTGAGCAAATGTTGGAGGCTATCGACCGATTACTAAGTGCTAGAGACAAATCAGTATGGATGCTCTTCGGAACCTTGCCCTTCTATCAATGCAGCACCAATCATGCGGAGCGTGAGCTGTTAAGAAAATTGTTGAAGGAGCCGAATGTTACGGTTCGCAATGATCCTGATGGCCGCAATCGACTGAATGTTAATTTGTTTACTGGTGATGTTTATGTTACCGATTTCTCTGATGTCCCTGCCTTCGGCAATATTGGCACTGCTAAGCTGGAAGAGCTGTTCGATAAGTGGCTCGACCATTCGCTCGCTCAAAGCGTCAACTGTCATTGTCCAGCAGCGGCCTGCTGCGGACCTAATCTTCTTGTAAAAGATATGTACTATAAAGATGTCAATTTTCATGAACGCAGCGCTGTGCTCGAGTAA
- a CDS encoding HD-GYP domain-containing protein, with protein MRLLPISRCRSGMKLAKKIFSQEGLVLLGENIELTERLIFRLEQCGIQYVYISDPRTDDIVPPSIISEDTMMIALKEIRTSFREMMDRPKRKKGTTYPYIAQPFKQMMNMIIDDLSGNGDAMIMLMDMSSVDHYLYQHSLNVCVYTTLLGMSNGYSRDELTTLGMGALLHDIGKTQIPVDVLKKPGSLTNEEYEAIKQHAKIGYELLKDEPNLPLLVAHCAFQHHERIDGSGYPRGIKGNEIHDYAKWIGLVDSYDAMTTNRIYSSPMLPHHAIERLYAGTGTLYEQQMLQLFRDKVAIYPIGITVKLQTGEMGIVSDLNHSYPHRPIVRVLYNEAGEELKLPYEVDLSKQLTVMIVSVNDDITDIQRASGI; from the coding sequence ATGCGTTTGCTGCCAATATCGAGATGCAGGTCGGGCATGAAGCTGGCCAAAAAGATTTTTTCGCAAGAAGGTCTTGTCTTGCTTGGTGAGAATATTGAACTGACGGAACGACTAATTTTCCGCTTAGAGCAATGCGGAATACAATATGTTTATATATCAGATCCGAGAACGGATGATATTGTTCCTCCTTCTATTATTAGCGAGGATACGATGATGATTGCACTCAAAGAAATTCGTACCAGCTTTCGTGAAATGATGGATCGTCCTAAGCGTAAGAAGGGTACTACCTATCCTTATATAGCTCAGCCATTTAAGCAAATGATGAATATGATTATTGATGATTTATCTGGAAATGGTGATGCTATGATCATGCTGATGGATATGAGCTCAGTTGATCATTATTTATACCAGCATTCTTTGAATGTTTGTGTCTACACCACGCTGCTTGGCATGTCAAACGGCTATTCTAGAGATGAGTTGACTACGCTTGGCATGGGTGCGCTGCTGCATGATATCGGCAAAACACAGATTCCGGTTGATGTGCTGAAGAAGCCTGGATCTCTAACGAATGAGGAATATGAAGCGATCAAGCAGCACGCTAAAATTGGTTATGAGCTGCTCAAGGATGAGCCGAATTTGCCGCTTCTTGTTGCACATTGTGCTTTTCAGCATCATGAGCGTATTGACGGAAGCGGTTATCCGCGGGGGATCAAGGGTAATGAGATTCATGATTATGCGAAGTGGATTGGGCTGGTCGATTCGTATGATGCGATGACGACAAATCGTATATACAGCTCGCCGATGCTGCCACATCATGCGATTGAGCGGCTGTATGCGGGGACAGGAACACTGTATGAGCAGCAAATGCTGCAGTTGTTCCGTGACAAGGTGGCAATCTATCCTATTGGAATTACCGTAAAGCTGCAAACTGGCGAAATGGGCATCGTATCTGATCTTAATCATTCTTATCCGCATAGACCGATTGTCCGTGTATTGTATAATGAAGCAGGCGAGGAGCTAAAGCTCCCTTATGAAGTAGACCTATCGAAGCAGCTTACGGTGATGATTGTAAGCGTGAATGACGATATTACGGATATTCAGCGTGCGTCGGGCATATAG
- a CDS encoding bifunctional UDP-sugar hydrolase/5'-nucleotidase, which translates to MNLTDSFRTRVVLLHSNDIHSRLEHAAKIASIISEERRTYGSDRVLALDIGDHMDRMRVETEGSDGIVNVELLNDAGYEAVTLGNNEGLTYAFQTIADAYTNRAKFAVVCANMLETATQEQPDWLLPSTIINKDGLRFGIIGVTAAFTDFYSLLGWQVTDPFEAVRRQAEQLREQVDVLVVMSHLGLSNDRQMAERIPQIDLILGAHTHHLLEVPIVIGNTTICAAGKFGEYIGRVEIGIDSISSRPIFRAACVPTAAWAEHPAAAAIISSYRNTAQQRLSRVIERLDSPLPARVEKESPLVNLLAAGLRYWTDAEIGIVNTGQLLGGLAKGDVTEGELHALCPSPINPCRISIEGIEIRIALEQALLPEFIHKPIKGYGFRGEVLGTLAIDGMRLTYDSSLPPMSKIVSVEVNGDPLVDSRLYTVGTIDMFSFKAGYETLAKAAQFTYYLPEFIRDVIASQLKNTSALIECHQLRWRDVSV; encoded by the coding sequence ATGAACTTGACAGACAGCTTTCGTACACGGGTAGTGCTCCTTCATAGCAATGATATCCATAGTCGTCTGGAGCATGCAGCCAAAATCGCCTCTATTATATCAGAGGAGCGGCGAACCTACGGCAGTGATCGGGTGCTGGCCTTAGACATCGGCGATCATATGGATCGAATGCGGGTAGAAACAGAAGGCAGCGATGGAATAGTTAATGTGGAATTGTTGAACGATGCTGGTTATGAGGCTGTTACCCTTGGTAATAATGAGGGCTTGACCTACGCTTTTCAGACAATTGCGGACGCTTATACAAACCGTGCGAAATTTGCGGTAGTGTGTGCTAATATGCTGGAGACTGCAACACAAGAGCAGCCTGACTGGCTTCTTCCAAGCACCATCATTAATAAGGATGGGCTGCGATTCGGCATTATTGGGGTTACGGCTGCATTTACGGACTTTTATTCACTGCTTGGGTGGCAGGTTACTGATCCTTTTGAAGCGGTTAGGAGGCAAGCAGAGCAGCTGCGCGAGCAGGTTGATGTTCTTGTCGTGATGTCGCATCTGGGACTGTCTAATGACAGGCAAATGGCGGAGAGGATACCGCAGATCGATCTAATACTGGGTGCTCACACGCATCATTTATTAGAGGTGCCGATTGTAATCGGCAATACGACGATCTGTGCGGCCGGTAAATTCGGAGAGTATATCGGAAGAGTTGAAATCGGAATCGATTCGATCTCATCTCGTCCTATATTTCGAGCTGCATGCGTACCTACTGCCGCATGGGCAGAGCATCCTGCTGCTGCTGCGATCATCAGCAGCTACCGAAATACGGCTCAGCAGCGTCTGAGCCGTGTCATTGAAAGACTCGACAGTCCGCTGCCAGCCAGAGTCGAGAAAGAATCGCCGCTCGTCAATCTTCTGGCAGCCGGCTTGCGTTACTGGACTGATGCCGAGATTGGCATCGTCAACACAGGACAGCTGCTCGGCGGCCTCGCTAAGGGTGATGTAACGGAGGGAGAATTGCATGCCCTCTGTCCATCACCAATCAATCCCTGCCGGATAAGCATTGAAGGCATTGAAATAAGAATCGCGCTTGAGCAGGCACTGTTGCCTGAATTCATTCATAAGCCCATTAAAGGGTATGGATTTCGGGGCGAGGTGCTTGGCACGCTCGCGATTGACGGCATGCGGTTAACGTATGATTCCTCCCTTCCGCCGATGAGCAAAATCGTTTCTGTTGAAGTTAATGGCGATCCGTTAGTGGACTCACGTCTATATACGGTTGGCACGATCGATATGTTCAGTTTCAAGGCTGGTTATGAGACCTTGGCTAAAGCTGCTCAATTCACGTATTATTTGCCTGAATTCATTCGAGATGTCATTGCTTCCCAATTAAAAAATACGTCGGCTCTTATCGAATGCCACCAGCTGCGTTGGCGAGATGTTTCAGTTTAA
- the moaA gene encoding GTP 3',8-cyclase MoaA produces MPILTDRFGRVHDYLRISVTDRCNLRCLYCMPEEGMEFTESENLLSYDHIVEVVEAGAALGITKLRITGGEPLIRPGLDRLISRLSAIPGIRDIALTTNGIFLAKQAEALKAAGLNRVNISLDTLDSSRFRFIARRGELKKVMEGIEAAAAVGFEPIKLNCVLLKEVNEDEIASFLKLAYEQPLHVRFIEYMPIGHADENWKKHYLSLTRVLEVAGQEGYDISRRANVHGNGPSDDWQMKGARGSFGLIHPISDHFCSNCNRLRLTADGSIKPCLYWVDELNVKEAFGHPEEMKQLLLRAMDIKPENHEMAAKLADGEQSHIPTERRMSQIGG; encoded by the coding sequence ATGCCTATATTGACGGATCGTTTTGGACGGGTACATGATTACTTGCGAATTTCAGTAACTGATCGTTGTAATTTGCGATGTTTGTATTGCATGCCGGAGGAAGGAATGGAATTCACTGAATCCGAAAATCTATTATCTTATGATCACATCGTCGAGGTAGTCGAGGCGGGCGCAGCGCTCGGCATTACGAAGCTTCGTATTACTGGCGGTGAGCCATTGATTCGCCCTGGCCTTGATCGTTTAATTAGCCGTTTATCTGCCATTCCTGGCATTCGAGATATAGCATTAACGACTAATGGAATTTTTCTAGCGAAGCAAGCTGAAGCGCTTAAAGCGGCTGGCTTGAATCGTGTTAATATTAGTCTCGATACACTGGACTCCTCAAGATTTCGCTTTATAGCAAGGCGCGGCGAGCTTAAAAAGGTTATGGAGGGCATCGAAGCAGCAGCTGCTGTGGGCTTTGAACCAATAAAGCTGAACTGCGTGCTTCTCAAGGAAGTCAACGAGGATGAAATTGCATCATTTCTTAAGCTTGCTTATGAGCAGCCTTTGCATGTTAGATTTATTGAATATATGCCGATTGGTCACGCGGATGAAAATTGGAAAAAGCACTATTTGTCACTCACTCGTGTGCTCGAGGTTGCTGGGCAAGAAGGATATGATATTAGCAGGAGAGCAAATGTACACGGTAACGGGCCTTCCGATGATTGGCAGATGAAGGGTGCACGCGGATCATTCGGACTTATACATCCTATAAGCGATCATTTTTGCAGCAACTGCAATCGATTACGCTTAACGGCAGACGGCTCGATTAAGCCTTGTCTTTATTGGGTCGATGAATTGAATGTAAAGGAAGCCTTTGGCCATCCGGAGGAAATGAAGCAATTGCTCCTTCGAGCGATGGACATTAAGCCGGAGAATCATGAAATGGCAGCGAAGCTCGCGGATGGTGAGCAATCTCACATCCCAACAGAGCGTCGAATGTCGCAAATAGGGGGCTAG
- a CDS encoding molybdenum cofactor biosynthesis protein MoaE has translation MTYNWSIQLFAGLPERLGTTVINMQSDAEAMSVADLKAAISALYPAHAAIIHVSFIACNQAYAADEILVNASDELALLPPVSGGEGQASPASESVQRYVITTDTISADDVLAKVIVPEHGAALTFVGTTREWTHGQRTVRLEYEAYAPMAIATMQQIGDEIAERWQGALCAITHRVGVVGLAETSVAIAVSSAHRESCYEASRYAIERLKQIVPIWKKEIWEDGSEWKGHQLGPWNPIEKLSEF, from the coding sequence ATGACATATAACTGGTCTATTCAATTGTTTGCAGGGCTGCCTGAGCGTCTAGGTACCACCGTTATAAACATGCAATCCGATGCTGAAGCTATGAGTGTTGCTGATTTAAAAGCCGCTATATCTGCTTTATATCCTGCTCATGCCGCAATTATTCACGTTTCATTTATCGCCTGCAATCAGGCTTACGCTGCCGATGAAATACTCGTCAATGCATCAGATGAGCTTGCCCTGCTGCCCCCTGTCTCAGGCGGCGAGGGACAGGCCTCGCCCGCTTCCGAGTCGGTACAACGGTATGTCATTACGACCGATACGATAAGCGCCGATGATGTGCTCGCGAAAGTCATTGTTCCCGAGCATGGAGCTGCGCTCACCTTCGTTGGAACGACTCGAGAATGGACGCACGGTCAGCGTACTGTGCGACTTGAATACGAAGCCTACGCTCCTATGGCTATCGCAACCATGCAGCAAATAGGCGATGAAATTGCCGAGCGCTGGCAGGGCGCCTTATGCGCCATCACACACCGTGTTGGCGTCGTAGGCTTGGCAGAAACTAGCGTTGCCATCGCGGTATCCTCAGCCCATCGAGAAAGCTGCTACGAGGCTAGCAGGTACGCAATTGAACGTCTCAAGCAAATCGTACCGATATGGAAGAAAGAAATTTGGGAGGATGGCTCAGAGTGGAAAGGTCATCAGCTTGGACCTTGGAATCCAATCGAGAAACTATCCGAGTTTTAG
- a CDS encoding HD-GYP domain-containing protein has translation MRVHVTELLNGDQLSNDTFNVYGLHVLSKGTILNGHEISKLFQHQIDYVNIEERANNEPSARTLESTVNPKWLPTVQPIYENAVKKFEELYNKVHDEGTIAEEEVSSIVESLLNNLRLERDVVSMLLLLNTKDDYTYQHSVQVGMLSYYLATWVGYSNDESIQIGKAGFLHDIGKCQIDEQIINKPGKLTEAEYEEVKKHTLYGYEIISNSLNEPYLAIGALQHHERNDGTGYPKGITGDQIHPIAKIIAVVDIYSAMISKRVYQEERDLLFVLKELYKLSFNELDPLTAHTFIKHMMPNFIGKKIELVSGEVGIIVMTHPTEFFRPLVQVDDQFIDMTLERNYEIKHVYI, from the coding sequence ATGAGGGTCCATGTTACTGAATTATTAAATGGAGACCAGTTAAGCAATGATACGTTTAACGTCTATGGACTTCATGTACTATCTAAAGGAACAATATTAAACGGCCATGAAATTTCAAAACTGTTTCAGCATCAAATCGATTATGTCAATATCGAGGAAAGAGCTAATAACGAGCCAAGTGCACGCACCCTCGAATCTACTGTCAATCCTAAATGGCTTCCTACGGTGCAGCCCATCTACGAAAACGCTGTCAAAAAATTTGAAGAGCTTTATAACAAGGTGCATGATGAAGGTACGATTGCCGAGGAAGAAGTTAGCAGCATCGTTGAATCATTATTAAATAATCTTCGCCTTGAACGTGATGTTGTGTCTATGCTCCTATTGCTTAACACAAAAGATGATTATACCTATCAGCATTCTGTGCAGGTCGGCATGCTCTCCTATTATCTCGCGACTTGGGTTGGTTATTCCAATGATGAATCCATCCAAATTGGCAAAGCAGGATTTTTGCATGATATAGGTAAATGCCAAATTGACGAGCAAATTATTAATAAACCCGGCAAGCTAACAGAGGCTGAATATGAAGAGGTAAAAAAACACACCTTATACGGATATGAAATTATTAGTAACTCCTTAAATGAGCCTTATCTCGCTATTGGAGCACTTCAGCATCATGAACGAAATGATGGTACGGGTTATCCCAAGGGAATTACCGGTGATCAAATCCACCCGATAGCCAAGATTATTGCGGTGGTTGACATTTATAGTGCCATGATCTCAAAGCGTGTCTATCAAGAGGAGCGCGACTTATTATTCGTACTTAAAGAGCTTTATAAACTTAGCTTCAATGAACTCGATCCGCTCACAGCTCATACCTTTATTAAACATATGATGCCAAACTTTATAGGCAAAAAAATCGAACTGGTCAGCGGTGAGGTCGGCATTATTGTAATGACTCATCCAACTGAATTTTTCCGACCGCTCGTCCAAGTTGACGACCAGTTTATAGATATGACGCTTGAGCGAAATTATGAAATTAAACATGTATACATTTAA
- the sufB gene encoding Fe-S cluster assembly protein SufB translates to MAKSMPEMEDYKYGFRDEHKAVFESGKGLTEEIVRTISDIKGEPQWMLDFRLKSLEQFFKMPMPKWGGNMDDLDFDDIQYYVRASDKQGKTWEEVPTEIKETFDKLGIPEAEQKFLAGVSAQYESEVVYHSMQEELVKQGVIFTDTDTALREYPELMKEYFGTIIPPNDNKFAALNSAVWSGGSFIYIPKGVKCEVPLQAYFRINSENMGQFERTLIIADEDSSVHYVEGCTAPVYSTNSLHSAVVEILVKKNASVRYTTIQNWSSNIYNLVTKRAVADENATMEWVDGNIGSKLTMKYPAVVLRGRGARGMVLSIAVAGKGQHQDAGAKMTHLAPDTSSTIISKSISKHGGKVTYRGLASFGRNSDGAKSNIKCDTLILDNESTSDTIPYNEILNDNITLEHEATVSKVSEDQLFYLMSRGLSEAEATQMIVMGFIEPFTKELPMEYAVEMNRLIKFEMEGSIG, encoded by the coding sequence ATGGCTAAATCAATGCCGGAAATGGAAGATTATAAGTATGGTTTCCGTGACGAGCACAAAGCCGTTTTTGAATCTGGCAAAGGTTTAACGGAAGAAATCGTACGTACGATTTCGGATATTAAAGGCGAGCCTCAGTGGATGTTGGATTTTCGCTTGAAATCACTTGAGCAATTTTTCAAAATGCCGATGCCAAAATGGGGCGGCAACATGGATGATCTTGATTTTGACGATATTCAATATTATGTGCGTGCATCGGATAAGCAAGGCAAGACGTGGGAAGAAGTTCCTACCGAAATTAAAGAAACGTTCGACAAGCTTGGTATTCCTGAGGCTGAACAAAAGTTTCTAGCGGGTGTATCGGCTCAGTACGAGTCTGAGGTTGTATACCACAGCATGCAAGAGGAACTTGTGAAACAGGGTGTTATCTTCACGGATACCGATACTGCGCTTCGCGAATATCCTGAGCTTATGAAAGAATATTTCGGAACGATTATTCCTCCGAATGATAATAAGTTCGCAGCATTGAACAGTGCAGTATGGTCAGGAGGAAGCTTCATTTACATCCCTAAAGGTGTTAAATGTGAAGTTCCTCTACAAGCCTACTTCCGTATCAACTCGGAGAATATGGGTCAATTCGAGCGTACGCTTATTATCGCTGACGAAGACAGCTCAGTTCACTACGTTGAAGGCTGTACGGCACCGGTTTACAGTACAAACTCCTTACACAGCGCGGTAGTTGAAATTTTAGTTAAGAAAAATGCAAGCGTACGTTATACGACGATTCAAAACTGGTCATCGAACATTTACAACCTAGTTACGAAACGTGCTGTTGCGGACGAGAATGCAACTATGGAGTGGGTAGACGGCAACATCGGCTCGAAGCTGACGATGAAGTACCCAGCAGTCGTACTTCGTGGTCGCGGCGCGAGAGGCATGGTATTGTCAATCGCCGTTGCAGGTAAAGGTCAGCATCAGGATGCAGGAGCGAAGATGACTCACCTTGCACCAGATACGAGCTCAACTATCATTTCTAAATCAATCAGTAAGCATGGCGGTAAAGTAACGTACCGTGGTCTTGCTTCGTTCGGACGCAACTCTGACGGTGCAAAATCGAATATCAAATGTGATACGCTCATTCTTGATAATGAATCGACATCGGATACGATTCCTTATAACGAGATTTTGAACGACAACATCACGCTTGAGCATGAGGCTACTGTATCCAAGGTTTCTGAGGATCAATTGTTCTACCTCATGAGCCGTGGTCTAAGCGAAGCGGAAGCTACGCAAATGATCGTTATGGGCTTCATCGAGCCGTTCACAAAAGAGCTGCCGATGGAATATGCGGTAGAGATGAACCGCTTGATCAAATTCGAGATGGAAGGTTCCATCGGTTAA
- the sufU gene encoding Fe-S cluster assembly sulfur transfer protein SufU, whose protein sequence is MQLDDLYRRVIMDHYKSPRNRGTMDKESVTIDLNNPTCGDRISLQLQVIEGKVVDAKFSGEGCSISMSSASMMTEAVKGKTFDEALAMAEKFSALMKGEPVEFDEYEELDALSGVNKFPARIKCATLAWNALRKGIEQQQESH, encoded by the coding sequence ATGCAATTGGATGATTTATATCGCAGAGTAATTATGGATCATTATAAAAGTCCTAGAAATCGTGGTACAATGGATAAAGAGTCGGTTACGATCGATCTTAATAACCCTACCTGTGGCGATCGCATTTCGCTTCAGCTTCAGGTTATTGAAGGTAAAGTTGTCGACGCGAAATTTAGCGGCGAAGGCTGTTCGATCAGCATGAGCTCTGCATCGATGATGACAGAAGCGGTTAAAGGCAAAACATTTGACGAGGCGCTTGCAATGGCTGAGAAATTCTCGGCCTTAATGAAAGGCGAACCGGTTGAATTTGATGAATATGAGGAACTGGATGCACTTTCAGGTGTAAACAAATTTCCTGCACGGATTAAATGCGCGACACTTGCGTGGAACGCCTTGCGCAAAGGAATTGAGCAGCAGCAAGAATCACATTAA
- a CDS encoding cysteine desulfurase, with the protein MNINAIREQFPILHQEINGHSLVYLDSAASSQKPRSVIDAVNRYYELDNANVHRGVHTLGSRATDAYEGAREKVAKFLNAGAPEQIIFTRGTTTALNLVASSYARSMCGEGDEIVITPMEHHSNLIPWQQAAKATGATLKYIPLQPDGTISLEDVEKTITPQTKVVSVSYVSNVLGLINPIKEITQIAHRNGAIMVVDGAQSTPHMKIDLQDLDVDFYAFSGHKMCGPTGIGALYGKKALLNKMEPIEYGGEMIDFVDLYESTWKEIPYRFEGGTPIIAGAVGLGAAIDFLQEIGLDEIDQHERRLATYAYEKLSSMDGITLYGPKQNRVGLVTFNLDDVHPHDVATVLDSKGIAVRAGHHCCQPLMRWLNVSATARASFYLYNTEDEIDRLADALLQTKEFFGHAIG; encoded by the coding sequence ATGAATATAAATGCGATACGGGAACAGTTCCCGATATTGCATCAAGAAATAAACGGGCATTCGCTCGTTTATCTGGATAGCGCGGCATCTTCGCAGAAGCCGCGCTCCGTTATTGATGCGGTTAATCGGTACTATGAGCTGGATAACGCTAACGTTCATCGCGGTGTGCACACACTTGGCTCCAGAGCGACTGACGCTTATGAGGGCGCACGCGAGAAGGTAGCGAAATTTCTGAATGCTGGAGCACCAGAGCAAATCATTTTCACACGCGGTACTACGACTGCACTGAATTTGGTCGCATCAAGCTATGCTCGCTCGATGTGCGGTGAGGGTGATGAAATTGTCATCACGCCGATGGAGCATCACAGCAACTTGATCCCGTGGCAGCAGGCAGCGAAAGCTACTGGCGCAACCTTGAAATATATTCCACTGCAGCCTGACGGCACTATTTCTTTAGAGGATGTAGAGAAGACCATAACACCGCAAACAAAGGTTGTTTCTGTATCCTACGTTTCTAATGTGCTTGGACTTATTAATCCAATAAAAGAAATAACGCAAATCGCTCATCGGAATGGTGCGATTATGGTTGTGGATGGAGCACAAAGCACTCCGCATATGAAAATCGATCTCCAAGATTTGGACGTTGATTTTTATGCTTTTTCTGGTCATAAAATGTGTGGTCCTACAGGCATCGGCGCATTATATGGCAAGAAGGCTTTGCTGAACAAGATGGAGCCAATTGAGTATGGTGGGGAAATGATTGATTTTGTTGATCTATATGAGTCGACCTGGAAAGAGATTCCTTATCGCTTTGAAGGCGGAACTCCAATTATTGCGGGAGCAGTTGGGCTTGGCGCTGCTATTGATTTTTTGCAGGAAATTGGACTTGACGAAATTGATCAGCATGAGAGACGTTTAGCTACGTATGCATATGAGAAGCTGTCTTCCATGGATGGGATTACATTGTACGGACCGAAGCAAAATCGTGTAGGGCTTGTAACGTTTAATTTGGATGACGTGCATCCGCATGATGTTGCAACCGTGCTAGATTCCAAAGGTATTGCAGTTCGGGCAGGCCATCATTGCTGTCAGCCTCTTATGCGCTGGCTGAATGTTTCAGCGACGGCAAGAGCAAGCTTTTATCTCTATAATACTGAAGATGAAATTGACCGCTTAGCCGATGCACTACTACAAACAAAGGAGTTCTTCGGTCATGCAATTGGATGA